A region of the Gallaecimonas xiamenensis 3-C-1 genome:
GCTGTTCGGCCCCGGTTATATCGAGGAACGCCTGGGCCACTTGGACTTCAACCTGTCGCCCCAGTCCTTCTTCCAGGTCAACCCCAGCCAGACCGAGCAGTTGTACGGCCTGGTGCAGGACTTTGCCGGCCTGGACGGCAGCCAGGTGGTGTTCGACCTCTACAGCGGCGTGGGCACCATAGCCCTGTTCCTGGCGGCCAAGGCGGCCAAGGTAGTGGGCATCGAGAGCGTGGCCCAGGCGGTGGCGGATGCCCGCCAGAACGCCGAGCGCAACCAGATCACCAATGTGGAATTCCACCAAGGCCAGGCCGAAGTGCTGATGCCGGCCCTCTATGAGCAGGGCCAGCGCGCCGACGTGGTGGTGCTGGACCCGCCCCGCAAGGGCTGCGACAAGGCGCTGCTGGACACCCTGCTGGCCATGGCGCCCCAGGCGGTGGTCTATGTGTCCTGCGACCCGGCCAACCTGGGCCGGGACCTGGCGGTGCTGCTGGCCGGCGGTTATCGCCTGGACAAGGTGCAACCCCTGGACATGTTCCCCCACAGCCTGCACGTGGAAACCCTGGTACTGCTGAAGCGTAACTAAGGCTGTTATAAAGTACGGTTTTTCTTGTGCTGATTGCGAACTTTCGCCAAGGTGCCGGGTCTGACTTGTCCTTCGGTTGTCCAGCATAGCGAGCCTGTAGTAGATGCGCGATTTGCCCAGAAAGGTTACCCAGACGGTATTGAGCCTGCCCTTGCCCCACCGCCTGGCGATAGCGTCGGTGACCTTGCTGGTGGCGGCGGCTTTGCTGATGCCAAATGCGGAGCAGGACAACCTTGCTGGGCCCCTGCCAGGGGTGCTGCCTGAACAGACACCTCTGGTAGAGCCGACCGAATTGGCAGAGCCACCTGCCCAGGGTCCGCAGTTGGAACTGCCTAGCCTGGAGTACCGGATACAGGCCGGTGACACCCTCAGTGGCATCTTCGACCGTCTTGGCCTTGGCCAGAAGGTGATGTACCAGATCCTCGAAAGCGACCAGGAAGTGCTGGCCCTCGACACCCTGCAGCCCGGTGACGAGCTGCGCTTTTGGATGGGTGGCGAAGAGCAGGGCCAGCTGCAGAAGCTGGAGCTGAAGTTCAGCCTGGCCCACCAGGTGATCTTCAGCCGGGTGGACGACAACCACTTCGAATTCCAGAAAGTGGACCTGCCTGGCACCTGGCAGAGCGAACCCCTGGGAGGCAACATTGAGGGCAGCTTCTACGTTTCGGCCCAGAAGGCGGGGCTGAGTGACGCCGAGATAGCCCGTATCGCCAGCCTCTTTAAGGACAAGATTAACTTTTCAAGAGACCTGCGGGCCGGTGACCGCTTCCAGGTGGTACGCCAAAGCCAGTACATCGACGGCCAAGCCACCGGCGACACCGAGCTGGATGCCATCCGCATCTACAACCGCAAAAAGGTGCTGAGCGCTTACCTGTTCAGCGACGGCAGCTTCTATGACGCCGATGGCCAAAGCCTGGCGCGGGCCTTCCTGCGTTATCCCACCACCAAGCATTATCGAATCAGCTCCCCCTTCGACCCGCGTCGTCACCACCCGGTGACGGGGCGTACTGCCCCCCATAACGGCACCGACTTTGCCACCCCCACCGGCACGGCGGTACTGGCCACTGCCGACGGCGTGGTGACCCGGGTGGAAAACCACCCCTATGCCGGCAAGTACATAGTGGTGGAGCACGGTGGCAAGTATCTCAGCCGCTATCTGCACTTGAGTAAGGCCCTGGTCCGCAAGGGCCAGCTGGTCAGCCGGGGCCAGAAGATCGCCCTGTCCGGGGCCACCGGCCGGGTCACCGGGCCCCACCTCCATTACGAGCTGCACATAGGGCGCAGGCCGGTAAACCCCATGACGGCCAAGATCCCCATGGCCGCCTCGGTGGAAGGCAAAGACAAGGCGGCCTTCCAGGCCCAGGTCAAAAAACTCGACGCCCAGATGGACAGCCTCCAGAAGGGCTAACAAAAAAGGCCCTGAAAAGGGCCTTTTTGCTGTCAGCTTGCCAGTTTGTCCCTGTGGGTCAGGGCCGGGAACAGCTTCATCCACAGGGCCACCACCACCAGGGTGCCGACCCCCCCCAGCACTATGGCCGGCACCACTCCAAACCAGGCCGCCGTCACCCCCGACTCGAACTCTCCCAGCTGGTTGGAGGTACCGATAAAGATGTAATTGACGGCGCTGACCCTGCCGCGCATGGCGTCCGGGGTTTCCAACTGGATAAGGGTGGAGCGGATGATGACGCTGACCATGTCCGAAGCCCCCAGCACCAACAGCGCCGCCATGGACAGCCACAGGTTGTGGGACAGGCCGAAGACCACTGTGGCCAGGCCAAACAGGGCCACGGCGTAGAACATGGTCTTACCCACCCGCTTTTCCATGGGGAAGCGAGCCAGCCACAGGGACATCAGCAGCGCCCCTATGGCCGGGGCCGAGCGCAGCAACCCCAGGCCCCAGGGGCCGGTGTGCAGTATGTCCTTGGCAACGATGGGCAGCAGCGCCGTGGCGCCCCCCAGCAACACCGAGAACAAGTCCAGGGAAATGGCCCCCAGCACCACCGGGTTCTGGCGGATGAAGTGGATACCGGAAAACAGGCTTTGCAGGCTGGCCGGTTCCCGGCGCGGCGCCTGGTATTCATAGGGCAGGGCCAGCAGCACCAGGGCCGACAGGACAAAACAGGCGACACTGGCGCCGTACAGCCAATGGCTGCCAACCAGATAGACCAGGCCGCCGATGGCCGGGCCGGCGATGACGGTGGCCTCACGGGTACCGGCGGTCAGGGCCAGGGCCTTGGGCAGCTGGTCTGGGGTCACCAGGTTGGGCAGCAGGGCCTGGGTGGCCGGGGCCTCGAAGGCGCGGGTGGCGCCCAGCAAGGCGCCGCAGCTGTAGATCACCGCCGGGCTCAGCTGGCCTGTGACATTGGCATAGACCAGGCCGGCCATGGTCAGGGCCAGGATCACCCGGCAGACAATAACGATGATGCGCCTGTTGTATTGGTCGGCCACGTGGCCGGCGACGAGGGTCAGCAGCAACTGCGGCAGGAACTGGGCCAGGCCGATAAGCCCCAGGCTCAGGGCGCTGCCGGTCAGGTCGTACATCTGCCAGCCGATACCCACCACCAGCATCTGGTAGGCCAGGGAGGAGGCCGTTTGGCCGAGCCAGAAACGCAGGAAAGCCGGGTGGCGTAAGAGGAAAGGGTTCAACATCACCGTATCCGTAAAAGGCGGGAGGGCGCATTTTACGGTAAAACATTTCGTTAATCCCTGAATAAAAGGCCAGCGGTTCCTGAATGAGGTTCAGCGGAGCAAGGCTAACCTGGCCCGTAGCGCCGGCAGTACCTGGGCGTCGAACCAGGGGTTGCGCCTGAGCCACAGCTGGTTGCGGGGGCTGGGGTGAGGCAGGGGGAAATAGCGAGGGCCGTAGTCGGCAAAGGCCTGTACCCGTTCTGTGAGGCTGCGCTTGTCATCCAGATACTGATCCTGCGCATAGCGGCCCACCAGCAAAACCAGTTCAATGGCTGGCATCTGGGCCAATAGAGCCTGGTGCCAGGTCGGCGCGCACTCGGGCCTGGGTGGTAGGTCGCCGCTCTTGCCCTTGCCCGGGTAGCAAAAACCCATGGGCATGATGGCCACCTGGCCGGCGTCGTAGAAATGGTCCCTGTCCATCTCCAGCCATTGGCGCAGCCTGTCACCCGAGGGGTCATTGAAGGGAATGCCGGTGGCGTGGACCTTGGTGCCCGGCGCCTGGCCTATGATCAGCAGCCTGGCAGTGGCGCTGGCCCTGACCACCGGTCTTGGCCCCAGGGGCAAGTGGGCCTCGCACAGGCGGCACTGGGAAACTTGCGCTAATAATTGCTTTAAATCAGCCATTTAGTTTTTTGACCAAGGACGCATCTTCGATGAACTTTGTGCCATTCTCGCCCCTGTTGCAATTGTTGCTGGCCTTGGGTCTGGGCTTGATCGTCGGTTCGGAACGAGGCTGGCGGGAGCGAGAAGGCCAAAGCGGCAGCCGCATTGCCGGGATCCGCACCTTTGCCCTCATCAGCCTGGCCGGGTGCCTGAGCGGCCTGTTGGTGGACAACCTGGGGCCCTGGGTAGTGGCGGTCAGCGGCCTGGGAGTGGCCATGCAGCTGGCGGTAGCTCACTGGTTGGATACCAGGGCCGATCATGACTACGGCCTCACTACTGTGGTGGCGGCCCTGGTCACCTGGATCCTGGGGCTGGCGGTAACCCAGGGGCTGGAAACCGAAGCGGTGGCGGCGGCGGTAGTGACTGCCGTGGTGCTGCATCTGAAAGAGCGGATGCACCAGTGGCTGACGTTGCTGAACGCCGACGAATTCAGGGCCATCTTGCAGATCCTGGTGGTGTCACTGGTGCTGCTGCCGATACTGCCCAACGAGAAGATGGGCCCCTGGGGCGCCCTCAATCCTTATGCCATCTGGTGGATGGTGGTGCTGATCGCCGGCCTCAGCCTGGGGGGCTACTTTGCCCTGCGGCTGATCGGCCCGGACAAGGGCATCATGGTCACCAGCCTGTTCGGCGGCCTGGCCTCCAGTACCGCCACCACCCTGAGCCTGGCTCGCCTCAATGCCGCCTTCAACCGGCCCCGCTTGCTGGCGGCCGGTATCTTGGTGGCTTGCGCCATCATGTACCCGAGGATGTTAGTGGTGGTTGCGGTGGTTAACCCGGCCCTGCTGCCCCAGCTTTGGCTGCCCCTGGGAGCCATGGGCCTGGCAAGCGGCCTGCTGGCCCTGACCCTTTGGCGGCGTGGCAGCAGCGTCAGCCAGGGGGAGCTGGGGGCCAAGCCGTTCCAGCTGTGGCCTGCTGTACAGTTTGGCCTGATGATCGCCGGTATCCTGCTGCTGTCCAACGCCATCACCCATTGGTTTGGAGAAGAGGGACTGTGGCTGGTGGCCCTGGCGGCGGGGCTGGCGGATGTGGACGCTATTACCCTTAGCTTGTCGCGAATGGCCCTTGGCAGCATCCAGGGGCAAACAGCGGTCAACGGCATAGTGCTGGCGGCTTTGAGCAACACGGCGGTCAAGGGCTGCCTGGCCCTCTATGCCGGAGGCCTGGCCCTGGGGCGTTATGTGTGGCTGGGGTTGGGCAGCGCCCTGCTGGTGGGGGCGCTGCTGTTGGCTTTGCTTTAGAAGCGGCCGGCCTGGTAGTCCTGGATAGCCTGGCCGATTTCTTCCGAGCTGTTCATCACGAAGGGCCCGTAACGCACCACCGGCTCCAGCAGCGGCTGGCCGGCGATAAGCAGGAAACGGCCGCCCTGGGAGGCTGATACCTGCAGACTGTCGCCGTTCTTCAAGATGGCCATCTGGCCTTTGGCCACGCCCTGGCCGGCTATGTCCACCTGGCCTTCGAAGACATTGACCAGAGCGTTATGGCCAAGGGGCACCGCCAGGGTCAGCTCGCCACCGGCTACCAGCTCCACATCCAGGTAGAGGGGGTCGAGGCTGACGCCGTCCACCGGCCCTGTGGCCTCTAGATAGCGGCCGGCAATGACCTTGACGCTGTTGCCCTGTGGGTCGGTGACCAGCGGGATACGGTCGCTGGCAATGTCCTGGTAACGGGGCGCTTTCATCTTCTCTGCCCGGGGCAGGTTGACCCACAGTTGGAAGCCGCGCATCAGGCCGGCCTCCTGCTCGGGCATTTCCGAATGGATAAGGCCGGAGCCAGCGGTCATCCACTGCACGTCGCCGCTTTGCAGCAGGCCTTCGTTGCCTTTGTTGTCTCGGTGGCGCATACGGCCGTTGAGCATGTAGGTCACGGTTTCAAAGCCACGGTGGGGGTGGTCGGGAAAACCGGCCAGGTAGTCGTCCGGGCTGTCGGAGCTGAATTCGTCCAGCAGCAGGAAAGGGTCCAGATCCGGCAGGGCCTGGGTGCCGATCAATCTTTTAAGTTTGACCCCGGCACCGTCACTGGTGTGTTGGCCGGGGATCAGGGCCTTGATGGTACGTAACTGGGTCATGGCGTTGTCCTCTATCTCGTCAATAACCCCAGAATACCGTTCGTATTTTCCGAGTTATAGGGCGAAAAATAGGCCAATAACCTCGACTCAATCGAATTAACGCCCGGCTTTCAGTTGCCCTTGCAGGGGCGGTGCCCCTATGGGTTGGCCCGGGTAGCCGGGGACTGTACCAAAGCCGCCTGCTTCCCAGCGGGAACGGGCCTGGGCCACCTGCTCGGTGCTGCGGGCCACGAAGTTCCACCATATGACGATGTCTTCGTCGAAGGGGCGCCCCCCCAGGCAGATGATCACCGCCTGGTGCAGTACCAGTTGGGCCTGCTGGTGTCCGGTGCCCAGGTAGTAGAGCCGTTCCGTATCCATGGGTTCGCCGTCCAGGCTGGCCTGGCCTTCCAGCAGCAGGAAGCCGTATTCAAAGCCTGGCTCCAGCACCTGCTCGAATTCGCCGTTGCCGCGCAGTTCGGCACCGAACAGCGGGCTGTAGTAATGGGCCGGGGAGCGCTGGCTGGCGTAGTTGCCGGCAAACAGATGCAGGGTAACGCCTCCTTCCACCACCCGAGGGAGATCCTGGTGGTGCTCGAAGGCCGGTTCCCGTTCGGCTTCGGCCTGGGGTAGCGCCACCCAGAACTGCACCCCGAACAGCCGTTCGCCTAGAGGGGTGAGCCCTTCTTCCGAATGGGCTATGCCTCGCCCTGCCGTCATCAGGTTCAGTTGACCGGGCGCTATTACCTGCTCCACCCCCAAAGTGTCGCGGTGGCGGATGGCCCCTTCCAGCAGCCAGGTCACCGTCTGCAAACCTATATGGGGGTGGGGTGCCACATCCAGCTTATGGTCCTGGGTGATGGTGATAGGACCCATGCGGTCCAGGAAGCACCAAGGACCGATAAGCCGGCGCTGGCGTTGGGGCAGGGCCCTGGCAACCACCAGGCCGGGGTTGAGTTCCCTGGCCTTGATGTCGTAGCTGGCCCGCTCTGGGCAGGGGCCGGCGGCCGGGCACTGGGCCAGTTCGGGCTGGGGGCTGAGGTCGCTCATGTGCACTCCACAAAAAAGGGGCGCCGCAGCGCCCCTGTGATCATTTCACTGTCACTGTGATCTTGTCGGACATCACCGCCGGGTTGAAGGGGATATGGGCAAAATCACCCAACACCAGTTGCAGGGTGTGCTTGCCCGGAGCCAGGGTCAGCTGGGTTTCGGTCTGGCCGCCACCGAAGTGCTTAATGTGCTCGGTGGCGGGCAGGGGCATGCTCATATCGGGCAATTGATCCACATCGATCAGCAGATGGTGGTGGCCGGTGTTGGCCACGTTGGTGCCGGCGGGGGCAACGCCCATGCCGTGCAGGCCGAACTTGACGGTGAAGGTCTGGCTGACGGTGGCGCCGTCGGCCGGAGCGATGAAATAGACGCTGGCACCTTCAGGGGCCTGGGTGGCGAAGGCGCTGGAAGAGCAGGCCAGTAAGGCTGCGGCGGCAAAGAGGTTTTTCATTAGAGGCTTCTCCTTCTTGTGGCTGTGAACACCATACTCCTGGCACCAGGGGGGGACAAGCTCAGGCCTGGCCATAACCGCCGGGATTGGCCCTGAGCCAAGCCTGCTCGTCGGCGGTGTTGGCCCTGCTAAGCACCTTGTTGCGGTAGGGGAAGCGGCCGAAACGGTCGATGATGGCCTGGTGTTCCTGGGCAAAGTGCAGGCTGTTTTGTACCAGGGCTTTGGCGCTGGCCGGGGCCTGGCCATGCAACTGTCGATACTGCTCGACACACAGGGCTTGCAGGGCCCGGTCTTCGGCATGCATCAGCGGCAGGTAGAAAAAAAGGCGGTAGGGGGTGGCCAGTTCCTGGTCCTGGCCAAGGGCCAGCCCTTCTTCCACCAGTTGTTGGGCCTTGGCATCCTGGGCGAAGGCCTTGTGGCTGCCCCTGAAGATATTACGGCTGAACTGGTCCAGCAGGATAAGCAAGGCCAGGCGGCTTTGGGGTTCATCGCGCCAATGGTCGTAATGGCCGGCTATGGCCCTGTCCAGATCCTTGGCGAACAGGGTGCGGACCTCGTCGTCGAAGCCTGGGTCGCTTTGGAACCAGCGTTTGCTGTACCTGGGATCGGCATTGCCGTCTTCATCCAAGATGCCAAACCAGAAAGTCAGAATGTCCTGATAGTCGTCCATGGGGTACTCGCCGTTGGAAAGGAAAAAGCCTCCAGAGGAGGCTTTTTTGTATC
Encoded here:
- the rlmD gene encoding 23S rRNA (uracil(1939)-C(5))-methyltransferase RlmD: GLMVRNGQHSGQWLLVLVALTEAVPHLEVLSERLQAQCPWLTSLVLNINPERTNRVLGFEDKVLFGPGYIEERLGHLDFNLSPQSFFQVNPSQTEQLYGLVQDFAGLDGSQVVFDLYSGVGTIALFLAAKAAKVVGIESVAQAVADARQNAERNQITNVEFHQGQAEVLMPALYEQGQRADVVVLDPPRKGCDKALLDTLLAMAPQAVVYVSCDPANLGRDLAVLLAGGYRLDKVQPLDMFPHSLHVETLVLLKRN
- a CDS encoding DUF924 family protein; the protein is MDDYQDILTFWFGILDEDGNADPRYSKRWFQSDPGFDDEVRTLFAKDLDRAIAGHYDHWRDEPQSRLALLILLDQFSRNIFRGSHKAFAQDAKAQQLVEEGLALGQDQELATPYRLFFYLPLMHAEDRALQALCVEQYRQLHGQAPASAKALVQNSLHFAQEHQAIIDRFGRFPYRNKVLSRANTADEQAWLRANPGGYGQA
- a CDS encoding uracil-DNA glycosylase family protein, coding for MADLKQLLAQVSQCRLCEAHLPLGPRPVVRASATARLLIIGQAPGTKVHATGIPFNDPSGDRLRQWLEMDRDHFYDAGQVAIMPMGFCYPGKGKSGDLPPRPECAPTWHQALLAQMPAIELVLLVGRYAQDQYLDDKRSLTERVQAFADYGPRYFPLPHPSPRNQLWLRRNPWFDAQVLPALRARLALLR
- a CDS encoding MgtC/SapB family protein codes for the protein MNFVPFSPLLQLLLALGLGLIVGSERGWREREGQSGSRIAGIRTFALISLAGCLSGLLVDNLGPWVVAVSGLGVAMQLAVAHWLDTRADHDYGLTTVVAALVTWILGLAVTQGLETEAVAAAVVTAVVLHLKERMHQWLTLLNADEFRAILQILVVSLVLLPILPNEKMGPWGALNPYAIWWMVVLIAGLSLGGYFALRLIGPDKGIMVTSLFGGLASSTATTLSLARLNAAFNRPRLLAAGILVACAIMYPRMLVVVAVVNPALLPQLWLPLGAMGLASGLLALTLWRRGSSVSQGELGAKPFQLWPAVQFGLMIAGILLLSNAITHWFGEEGLWLVALAAGLADVDAITLSLSRMALGSIQGQTAVNGIVLAALSNTAVKGCLALYAGGLALGRYVWLGLGSALLVGALLLALL
- a CDS encoding MFS transporter; this encodes MLNPFLLRHPAFLRFWLGQTASSLAYQMLVVGIGWQMYDLTGSALSLGLIGLAQFLPQLLLTLVAGHVADQYNRRIIVIVCRVILALTMAGLVYANVTGQLSPAVIYSCGALLGATRAFEAPATQALLPNLVTPDQLPKALALTAGTREATVIAGPAIGGLVYLVGSHWLYGASVACFVLSALVLLALPYEYQAPRREPASLQSLFSGIHFIRQNPVVLGAISLDLFSVLLGGATALLPIVAKDILHTGPWGLGLLRSAPAIGALLMSLWLARFPMEKRVGKTMFYAVALFGLATVVFGLSHNLWLSMAALLVLGASDMVSVIIRSTLIQLETPDAMRGRVSAVNYIFIGTSNQLGEFESGVTAAWFGVVPAIVLGGVGTLVVVALWMKLFPALTHRDKLAS
- a CDS encoding pirin family protein encodes the protein MTQLRTIKALIPGQHTSDGAGVKLKRLIGTQALPDLDPFLLLDEFSSDSPDDYLAGFPDHPHRGFETVTYMLNGRMRHRDNKGNEGLLQSGDVQWMTAGSGLIHSEMPEQEAGLMRGFQLWVNLPRAEKMKAPRYQDIASDRIPLVTDPQGNSVKVIAGRYLEATGPVDGVSLDPLYLDVELVAGGELTLAVPLGHNALVNVFEGQVDIAGQGVAKGQMAILKNGDSLQVSASQGGRFLLIAGQPLLEPVVRYGPFVMNSSEEIGQAIQDYQAGRF
- a CDS encoding peptidoglycan DD-metalloendopeptidase family protein, which gives rise to MRDLPRKVTQTVLSLPLPHRLAIASVTLLVAAALLMPNAEQDNLAGPLPGVLPEQTPLVEPTELAEPPAQGPQLELPSLEYRIQAGDTLSGIFDRLGLGQKVMYQILESDQEVLALDTLQPGDELRFWMGGEEQGQLQKLELKFSLAHQVIFSRVDDNHFEFQKVDLPGTWQSEPLGGNIEGSFYVSAQKAGLSDAEIARIASLFKDKINFSRDLRAGDRFQVVRQSQYIDGQATGDTELDAIRIYNRKKVLSAYLFSDGSFYDADGQSLARAFLRYPTTKHYRISSPFDPRRHHPVTGRTAPHNGTDFATPTGTAVLATADGVVTRVENHPYAGKYIVVEHGGKYLSRYLHLSKALVRKGQLVSRGQKIALSGATGRVTGPHLHYELHIGRRPVNPMTAKIPMAASVEGKDKAAFQAQVKKLDAQMDSLQKG
- a CDS encoding DUF4399 domain-containing protein, whose translation is MKNLFAAAALLACSSSAFATQAPEGASVYFIAPADGATVSQTFTVKFGLHGMGVAPAGTNVANTGHHHLLIDVDQLPDMSMPLPATEHIKHFGGGQTETQLTLAPGKHTLQLVLGDFAHIPFNPAVMSDKITVTVK
- a CDS encoding pirin family protein translates to MSDLSPQPELAQCPAAGPCPERASYDIKARELNPGLVVARALPQRQRRLIGPWCFLDRMGPITITQDHKLDVAPHPHIGLQTVTWLLEGAIRHRDTLGVEQVIAPGQLNLMTAGRGIAHSEEGLTPLGERLFGVQFWVALPQAEAEREPAFEHHQDLPRVVEGGVTLHLFAGNYASQRSPAHYYSPLFGAELRGNGEFEQVLEPGFEYGFLLLEGQASLDGEPMDTERLYYLGTGHQQAQLVLHQAVIICLGGRPFDEDIVIWWNFVARSTEQVAQARSRWEAGGFGTVPGYPGQPIGAPPLQGQLKAGR